In Solanum stenotomum isolate F172 chromosome 6, ASM1918654v1, whole genome shotgun sequence, one DNA window encodes the following:
- the LOC125868831 gene encoding uncharacterized protein LOC125868831, whose amino-acid sequence MSWLARSIANSLNLDDDTNDVVPPPNRDHSTDNPKSENHQQTEDSSSPTSPSRGVKEDLSELTKTLTSQFWGVASFLAPPPQSDSYKPIDNSKLDPDEEESDPAAGIVGLQTDFAEISGKFRSGISLLSSNMAVSEITKMASNLLQLGPEEEEEGKGFDLDKGVVGVTEEVVAFVRDIAMHPETWLDFPLPENEDDEDFYLSDAQQEHALAVEQLAPRLPALRIELCPIYMNEARFWEIYFVLLHPRLDKQDAKLLSTPQVVKARASLAQELHKRTKPIEEDWPEKRTSESNDRNNSRPEEIVSVPSTALSTDVVHEMSSVESSPFTAVPVPATKKQPVLSSESQVVDKPVVEGGLVTHSNVEKQPVISREIQIVDKPVVEGGLITHSSVETQPVISSEIQIVDKPVVEGGLITHSNVEKQSVISSEIQIIDKPVVEGGVATHKNVEKQPAISSEIQIVDKSVVEGGRATHKNVEKPQSVSTSKLQESDEDDGDDWLKEEGTEFVGVSKTTIPIDNEEDVSFSDLEEDDMDVPANV is encoded by the exons ATGTCATGGTTGGCTCGATCAATTGCCAACTCCCTGAATCTCGACGACGACACAAACGACGTCGTTCCACCTCCTAATCGAGATCACTCCACTGACAATCCAAAATCGGAAAATCATCAACAAACAGAAGATTCATCTTCACCGACATCGCCTTCACGTGGCGTTAAAGAGGATCTGTCGGAGCTAACTAAAACACTAACCAGTCAATTTTGGGGAGTCGCGTCATTTCTAGCTCCACCGCCACAATCCGATTCGTATAAGCCTATTGACAACTCCAAATTGGATCCGGATGAGGAGGAATCCGACCCGGCGGCGGGGATCGTAGGTTTGCAGACTGACTTTGCTGAAATCAGTGGGAAGTTCAGGAGCGGAATATCTTTACTGTCGAGTAATATGGCGGTGTCGGAAATTACGAAAATGGCGTCGAATTTACTGCAGTTGGGAccggaagaggaggaagaggggAAAGGCTTTGATCTGGACAAAGGTGTTGTTGGTGTTACGGAAGAAGTAGTGGCTTTCGTAAGGGACATTGCGATGCATCCTGAAACTTGGTTGGATTTCCCTTTGCCCGAAAATGAAGATGATGAAG ATTTCTACTTATCTGATGCACAGCAAGAGCATGCATTAGCTGTTGAACAACTTGCCCCCAGATTGCCTGCTTTGAGGATTGAGCTCTGTCCAATTTACATGAATGAAGCGCGTTTTTGGGAGATCTACTTTGTACTTCTTCACCCTCGACTGGATAAGCAAGATGCTAAGCTTTTGTCAACACCACAG GTTGTCAAAGCCAGGGCCTCATTGGCACAAGAGTTGCATAAGCGAACTAAGCCAATAGAAGAAGACTGGCCAGAGAAGAGGACTTCTGAATCAAATGACAGAAATAACTCTCGGCCTGAAGAGATTGTCTCAGTGCCGTCCACTGCGCTTTCTACAGATGTGGTTCATGAGATGTCTAGTGTGGAATCGAGCCCTTTTACTGCAGTACCTGTCCCTGCTACCAAGAAGCAGCCTGTCCTTAGTAGTGAAAGCCAAGTTGTTGACAAACCAGTGGTTGAAGGAGGACTCGTTACACATAGTAATGTTGAAAAACAGCCTGTTATTAGCCGTGAAATCCAAATTGTTGACAAACCAGTGGTTGAAGGAGGACTTATTACCCATAGTAGTGTCGAAACGCAGCCTGTGATTAGCAGTGAAATCCAGATTGTTGACAAACCAGTAGTTGAAGGAGGACTTATTACCCATAGTAATGTTGAAAAGCAGTCTGTGATTAGCAGTGAAATCCAAATTATTGACAAACCAGTGGTTGAAGGAGGAGTTGCTACCCATAAGAATGTTGAAAAGCAGCCTGCCATTAGCAGTGAAATCCAAATTGTTGACAAATCTGTGGTTGAAGGAGGACGTGCTACCCATAAGAATGTTGAAAAACCACAATCTGTTTCCACTAGTAAGTTACAAGAGAGTGATGAAGATGATGGTGATGATTGGTTAAAGGAAGAAGGCACAGAATTCGTAGGTGTTAGTAAGACCACCATTCCTATCGACAATGAGGAGGATGTATCATTTAGTGATCTTGAAGAGGACGACATGGACGTGCCTGCAAATGTCTAG